The proteins below come from a single Myxocyprinus asiaticus isolate MX2 ecotype Aquarium Trade chromosome 28, UBuf_Myxa_2, whole genome shotgun sequence genomic window:
- the LOC127418768 gene encoding G-protein-signaling modulator 2-like isoform X2, protein MEASCLELALEGERLCKVGDYHAGVSFFESAIQVGTEDLQILSAIYSQLGNAYFHLHEYNKALEYHRHDLTLTRTIGDQLGEAKASGNLGNTLKVLGRYDEAAVCSQRHLDISRMLRDKVGQARALYNYGNVYHAKGKNICWSGMDPGEFPEEARIALKKATEYYEGNLAIVKELGDRAAQGRTYGNLGNSHYLLGNFQDAVLAHEQRLLIAKEFGDRAAERRAYCNLGNAYIFLGQFEVAAEHYKQTLQLARQLKDRAVEAQACYSLGNTYTLLRDYERAIDYHLKHLIIAQDLKDRIGEGRACWSLGNAYTALGNHEQAISFADKHLEISKEIGDRSGELTARMNVSDLQLVLGLKKNNSNTNSFTESPPGDNSPTGGRSRGSRRHSMENLELMKLSSDKNMGQTCEENTTDQQTKSPTKSSIAKTSSKLFFINRFRGKKHKLNGSNPNTTSENSSTSSAPLETQFAPNTLGDDGFFDLLSRFQGSRMDDQRCSLEDGISRVPAPSSPCETPPVALRKSISVSEAEASSQPAHFLDLLASSQSRQLDEQKATMDSLPGLRLDQRQSQDVLSKLMASADAKESDEDFFDMLIKCQGSRLDDQRCAPPPPPTRGPTVPDEDLFSLILRSQAKRIDEQRVILPSDTRPFQS, encoded by the exons ATGGAGGCCTCATGTCTGGAACTGGCTCTGGAAGGTGAGCGCCTGTGTAAAGTGGGGGATTACCATGCGGGCGTGTCCTTTTTTGAATCTGCCATCCAGGTGGGCACAGAAGACCTGCAGATTCTGAGCGCCATCTACAGTCAGCTGGGCAATGCCTACTTCCACCTGCATGAATATAATAAAGCACTGGAATACCATCGGCATGATCTCACCCTCACCAG AACTATTGGAGATCAGCTGGGAGAGGCTAAAGCTAGCGGTAACCTTGGAAACACGTTAAAAGTTCTTGGCCGCTATGACGAAGCAGCAGTTTGTTCCCAAAGACACCTGGACATTTCCAGAATGCTCCGTGACAAG GTGGGGCAGGCTCGGGCGCTGTATAATTATGGGAATGTGTACCACGCCAAAGGGAAGAACATATGTTGGAGTGGTATGGACCCAGGGGAATTTCCGGAGGAGGCACGCATCGCTCTAAAGAAAGCAACTGAGTACTACGA AGGGAATCTGGCCATTGTGAAAGAGTTGGGGGACAGAGCAGCACAAGGCAGGACCTACGGTAACCTTGGCAACTCGCATTACTTGCTCGGAAACTTCCAGGATGCTGTTCTTGCCCATGAACAG CGTCTCCTTATTGCAAAGGAGTTTGGTGACAGGGCAGCAGAGAGGAGAGCGTACTGCAACCTTGGAAATGCGTACATATTCCTTGGGCAGTTTGAGGTCGCAGCAGAACATTACAA GCAAACGCTGCAGTTGGCCCGTCAGTTGAAGGACAGAGCGGTGGAAGCTCAGGCCTGTTACAGTCTGGGCAACACCTACACACTCCTGCGGGACTACGAGAGAGCCATAGACTACCACCTCAAGCATCTCATCATTGCTCAGGACTTAAAGGACAG GATTGGAGAAGGGAGGGCATGCTGGAGTTTAGGGAATGCTTACACAGCACTGGGAAACCACGAGCAGGCCATAAGCTTTGCCGATAAACATCTGGAGATCTCTAAAgag ATTGGAGACCGCAGTGGAGAGCTGACAGCCAGAATGAACGTATCTGATCTGCAGCTGGTTTTGGGTctcaaaaaaaacaattcaaacacAAACAGCTTTACTGAGAGTCCCCCAGGTGACAACAGTCCGACTG GTGGACGATCCAGAGGTAGCCGAAGACACAGCATGGAGAACCTGGAGCTCATGAAGCTGAGCTCTGACAAAAATATG GGGCAGACCTGTGAGGAGAATACCACCGACCAACAAACCAAATCACCAACCAAATCATCCATAGCCAAGACTTCCTCCAAGCTTTTCTTCATCAATCGCTTCAGAGGGAAAAAACACAAGTTGAATGGATCTAATCCCAATACAACATCAGAGAATAGCAGCACGTCTTCAGCTCCTTTAGAAACACAG TTTGCACCAAACACTCTGGGTGATGATGGCTTTTTTGACCTTCTAAGCCGCTTCCAGGGCAGCCGCATGGATGACCAAAGGTGCTCTTTAGAGGACGGCATAAGCCGTGTTCCTGCCCCCTCCTCTCCCTGTGAAACCCCGCCTGTAGCCTTGAGGAAAT CTATTTCTGTGTCCGAAGCGGAGGCCTCATCACAACCTGCGCATTTCCTAGATTTGCTGGCCAGCTCTCAAAGCCGTCAGCTGGACGAGCAGAAGGCCACTATGGACAGTCTCCCGGGTCTCCGGCTGGACCAGCGCCAAAGCCAGGATGTTCTCAGCAAACTCATGGCCTCTGCTGATGCCAAGGAATCAGATGAAgacttctttgacatgttgattAAGTGCCAG GGATCCAGACTGGATGATCAAAGGTGTGCTCCTCCACCTCCCCCAACCAGAGGCCCCACAGTCCCAGACGAAGACCTCTTCAGTCTCATCCTTCGCTCCCAGGCCAAACGAATCGATGAGCAGCGAGTTATCTTACCTTCAGACACAAGACCCTTTCAGTCCTGA
- the LOC127418768 gene encoding G-protein-signaling modulator 2-like isoform X1: MRMEASCLELALEGERLCKVGDYHAGVSFFESAIQVGTEDLQILSAIYSQLGNAYFHLHEYNKALEYHRHDLTLTRTIGDQLGEAKASGNLGNTLKVLGRYDEAAVCSQRHLDISRMLRDKVGQARALYNYGNVYHAKGKNICWSGMDPGEFPEEARIALKKATEYYEGNLAIVKELGDRAAQGRTYGNLGNSHYLLGNFQDAVLAHEQRLLIAKEFGDRAAERRAYCNLGNAYIFLGQFEVAAEHYKQTLQLARQLKDRAVEAQACYSLGNTYTLLRDYERAIDYHLKHLIIAQDLKDRIGEGRACWSLGNAYTALGNHEQAISFADKHLEISKEIGDRSGELTARMNVSDLQLVLGLKKNNSNTNSFTESPPGDNSPTGGRSRGSRRHSMENLELMKLSSDKNMGQTCEENTTDQQTKSPTKSSIAKTSSKLFFINRFRGKKHKLNGSNPNTTSENSSTSSAPLETQFAPNTLGDDGFFDLLSRFQGSRMDDQRCSLEDGISRVPAPSSPCETPPVALRKSISVSEAEASSQPAHFLDLLASSQSRQLDEQKATMDSLPGLRLDQRQSQDVLSKLMASADAKESDEDFFDMLIKCQGSRLDDQRCAPPPPPTRGPTVPDEDLFSLILRSQAKRIDEQRVILPSDTRPFQS, encoded by the exons GATGGAGGCCTCATGTCTGGAACTGGCTCTGGAAGGTGAGCGCCTGTGTAAAGTGGGGGATTACCATGCGGGCGTGTCCTTTTTTGAATCTGCCATCCAGGTGGGCACAGAAGACCTGCAGATTCTGAGCGCCATCTACAGTCAGCTGGGCAATGCCTACTTCCACCTGCATGAATATAATAAAGCACTGGAATACCATCGGCATGATCTCACCCTCACCAG AACTATTGGAGATCAGCTGGGAGAGGCTAAAGCTAGCGGTAACCTTGGAAACACGTTAAAAGTTCTTGGCCGCTATGACGAAGCAGCAGTTTGTTCCCAAAGACACCTGGACATTTCCAGAATGCTCCGTGACAAG GTGGGGCAGGCTCGGGCGCTGTATAATTATGGGAATGTGTACCACGCCAAAGGGAAGAACATATGTTGGAGTGGTATGGACCCAGGGGAATTTCCGGAGGAGGCACGCATCGCTCTAAAGAAAGCAACTGAGTACTACGA AGGGAATCTGGCCATTGTGAAAGAGTTGGGGGACAGAGCAGCACAAGGCAGGACCTACGGTAACCTTGGCAACTCGCATTACTTGCTCGGAAACTTCCAGGATGCTGTTCTTGCCCATGAACAG CGTCTCCTTATTGCAAAGGAGTTTGGTGACAGGGCAGCAGAGAGGAGAGCGTACTGCAACCTTGGAAATGCGTACATATTCCTTGGGCAGTTTGAGGTCGCAGCAGAACATTACAA GCAAACGCTGCAGTTGGCCCGTCAGTTGAAGGACAGAGCGGTGGAAGCTCAGGCCTGTTACAGTCTGGGCAACACCTACACACTCCTGCGGGACTACGAGAGAGCCATAGACTACCACCTCAAGCATCTCATCATTGCTCAGGACTTAAAGGACAG GATTGGAGAAGGGAGGGCATGCTGGAGTTTAGGGAATGCTTACACAGCACTGGGAAACCACGAGCAGGCCATAAGCTTTGCCGATAAACATCTGGAGATCTCTAAAgag ATTGGAGACCGCAGTGGAGAGCTGACAGCCAGAATGAACGTATCTGATCTGCAGCTGGTTTTGGGTctcaaaaaaaacaattcaaacacAAACAGCTTTACTGAGAGTCCCCCAGGTGACAACAGTCCGACTG GTGGACGATCCAGAGGTAGCCGAAGACACAGCATGGAGAACCTGGAGCTCATGAAGCTGAGCTCTGACAAAAATATG GGGCAGACCTGTGAGGAGAATACCACCGACCAACAAACCAAATCACCAACCAAATCATCCATAGCCAAGACTTCCTCCAAGCTTTTCTTCATCAATCGCTTCAGAGGGAAAAAACACAAGTTGAATGGATCTAATCCCAATACAACATCAGAGAATAGCAGCACGTCTTCAGCTCCTTTAGAAACACAG TTTGCACCAAACACTCTGGGTGATGATGGCTTTTTTGACCTTCTAAGCCGCTTCCAGGGCAGCCGCATGGATGACCAAAGGTGCTCTTTAGAGGACGGCATAAGCCGTGTTCCTGCCCCCTCCTCTCCCTGTGAAACCCCGCCTGTAGCCTTGAGGAAAT CTATTTCTGTGTCCGAAGCGGAGGCCTCATCACAACCTGCGCATTTCCTAGATTTGCTGGCCAGCTCTCAAAGCCGTCAGCTGGACGAGCAGAAGGCCACTATGGACAGTCTCCCGGGTCTCCGGCTGGACCAGCGCCAAAGCCAGGATGTTCTCAGCAAACTCATGGCCTCTGCTGATGCCAAGGAATCAGATGAAgacttctttgacatgttgattAAGTGCCAG GGATCCAGACTGGATGATCAAAGGTGTGCTCCTCCACCTCCCCCAACCAGAGGCCCCACAGTCCCAGACGAAGACCTCTTCAGTCTCATCCTTCGCTCCCAGGCCAAACGAATCGATGAGCAGCGAGTTATCTTACCTTCAGACACAAGACCCTTTCAGTCCTGA
- the LOC127418768 gene encoding G-protein-signaling modulator 2-like isoform X3 translates to MRMEASCLELALEGERLCKVGDYHAGVSFFESAIQVGTEDLQILSAIYSQLGNAYFHLHEYNKALEYHRHDLTLTRTIGDQLGEAKASGNLGNTLKVLGRYDEAAVCSQRHLDISRMLRDKVGQARALYNYGNVYHAKGKNICWSGMDPGEFPEEARIALKKATEYYEGNLAIVKELGDRAAQGRTYGNLGNSHYLLGNFQDAVLAHEQRLLIAKEFGDRAAERRAYCNLGNAYIFLGQFEVAAEHYKQTLQLARQLKDRAVEAQACYSLGNTYTLLRDYERAIDYHLKHLIIAQDLKDRIGEGRACWSLGNAYTALGNHEQAISFADKHLEISKEIGDRSGELTARMNVSDLQLVLGLKKNNSNTNSFTESPPGGRSRGSRRHSMENLELMKLSSDKNMGQTCEENTTDQQTKSPTKSSIAKTSSKLFFINRFRGKKHKLNGSNPNTTSENSSTSSAPLETQFAPNTLGDDGFFDLLSRFQGSRMDDQRCSLEDGISRVPAPSSPCETPPVALRKSISVSEAEASSQPAHFLDLLASSQSRQLDEQKATMDSLPGLRLDQRQSQDVLSKLMASADAKESDEDFFDMLIKCQGSRLDDQRCAPPPPPTRGPTVPDEDLFSLILRSQAKRIDEQRVILPSDTRPFQS, encoded by the exons GATGGAGGCCTCATGTCTGGAACTGGCTCTGGAAGGTGAGCGCCTGTGTAAAGTGGGGGATTACCATGCGGGCGTGTCCTTTTTTGAATCTGCCATCCAGGTGGGCACAGAAGACCTGCAGATTCTGAGCGCCATCTACAGTCAGCTGGGCAATGCCTACTTCCACCTGCATGAATATAATAAAGCACTGGAATACCATCGGCATGATCTCACCCTCACCAG AACTATTGGAGATCAGCTGGGAGAGGCTAAAGCTAGCGGTAACCTTGGAAACACGTTAAAAGTTCTTGGCCGCTATGACGAAGCAGCAGTTTGTTCCCAAAGACACCTGGACATTTCCAGAATGCTCCGTGACAAG GTGGGGCAGGCTCGGGCGCTGTATAATTATGGGAATGTGTACCACGCCAAAGGGAAGAACATATGTTGGAGTGGTATGGACCCAGGGGAATTTCCGGAGGAGGCACGCATCGCTCTAAAGAAAGCAACTGAGTACTACGA AGGGAATCTGGCCATTGTGAAAGAGTTGGGGGACAGAGCAGCACAAGGCAGGACCTACGGTAACCTTGGCAACTCGCATTACTTGCTCGGAAACTTCCAGGATGCTGTTCTTGCCCATGAACAG CGTCTCCTTATTGCAAAGGAGTTTGGTGACAGGGCAGCAGAGAGGAGAGCGTACTGCAACCTTGGAAATGCGTACATATTCCTTGGGCAGTTTGAGGTCGCAGCAGAACATTACAA GCAAACGCTGCAGTTGGCCCGTCAGTTGAAGGACAGAGCGGTGGAAGCTCAGGCCTGTTACAGTCTGGGCAACACCTACACACTCCTGCGGGACTACGAGAGAGCCATAGACTACCACCTCAAGCATCTCATCATTGCTCAGGACTTAAAGGACAG GATTGGAGAAGGGAGGGCATGCTGGAGTTTAGGGAATGCTTACACAGCACTGGGAAACCACGAGCAGGCCATAAGCTTTGCCGATAAACATCTGGAGATCTCTAAAgag ATTGGAGACCGCAGTGGAGAGCTGACAGCCAGAATGAACGTATCTGATCTGCAGCTGGTTTTGGGTctcaaaaaaaacaattcaaacacAAACAGCTTTACTGAGAGTCCCCCAG GTGGACGATCCAGAGGTAGCCGAAGACACAGCATGGAGAACCTGGAGCTCATGAAGCTGAGCTCTGACAAAAATATG GGGCAGACCTGTGAGGAGAATACCACCGACCAACAAACCAAATCACCAACCAAATCATCCATAGCCAAGACTTCCTCCAAGCTTTTCTTCATCAATCGCTTCAGAGGGAAAAAACACAAGTTGAATGGATCTAATCCCAATACAACATCAGAGAATAGCAGCACGTCTTCAGCTCCTTTAGAAACACAG TTTGCACCAAACACTCTGGGTGATGATGGCTTTTTTGACCTTCTAAGCCGCTTCCAGGGCAGCCGCATGGATGACCAAAGGTGCTCTTTAGAGGACGGCATAAGCCGTGTTCCTGCCCCCTCCTCTCCCTGTGAAACCCCGCCTGTAGCCTTGAGGAAAT CTATTTCTGTGTCCGAAGCGGAGGCCTCATCACAACCTGCGCATTTCCTAGATTTGCTGGCCAGCTCTCAAAGCCGTCAGCTGGACGAGCAGAAGGCCACTATGGACAGTCTCCCGGGTCTCCGGCTGGACCAGCGCCAAAGCCAGGATGTTCTCAGCAAACTCATGGCCTCTGCTGATGCCAAGGAATCAGATGAAgacttctttgacatgttgattAAGTGCCAG GGATCCAGACTGGATGATCAAAGGTGTGCTCCTCCACCTCCCCCAACCAGAGGCCCCACAGTCCCAGACGAAGACCTCTTCAGTCTCATCCTTCGCTCCCAGGCCAAACGAATCGATGAGCAGCGAGTTATCTTACCTTCAGACACAAGACCCTTTCAGTCCTGA